Part of the Deinococcus roseus genome, TGATGCTGCAGGATCAGCTTTTCACCGACTCAGAACTGCATCCTTTTCCAAGGGCTGGATAGGTGCAAAATCTCAGTTAAATGGGGTGCAGCGTAAACCCCAGGCGCAACTGCAGCGCAAAAAGCGCATCCATTGATTTCTGCAACAAGGACTGGCTGTGGTGCAGCTGTCCTGACCTTTCTGTTCGCTCTTCTGGTCTTGACCCGCACGCTTCCTTTCTCGCGCATCTCACGCATTCAGCGCTTCCTGGGCACCAGGACGCTCTGTGACGTAGAAGGAGGCGAACAGCACAAGCTCAGTTCCTCAGACCGGATGAGGTCAAATGCAGATCGCAGCCGAAGATGGCAGCCCGTTCGTAGCCCTCAGAATTCACTGGGATTCAGTCATCTCGGCTGAGGAATCCAGAGGACTCAGGTGTAGAGGGTAGCCCCGAGGTAGCCCGCAATTCCACAGGGTCGACTGCTGGAGACTAGCGATCAGTGAATCGCAAGGGGAAGGTCAGCGACCAGTGGTGTGGTGGCAGGGGATGCCTCCCTGTGAAGCGAAGTGAATTTGGGGGTGGATAGAGCGGAAGGAGAGGAAAGAGCGGATGGGGCGGAAGGGGTGGATACCCATCCGCTCCCGATCCGCCCCTCGATCCGCCCCTGTGGGGAGCGGATGGAAGGCCCATCCCAGAGAGTAGATTCAGACCATCCGCTCCTTCCGCCCCTTACACCCTCATGAATCCCCATAATGCCCCGGCACCCTTCCGCTATGAATCCGTGGGCCGTGACCTGGGTTTCCTCGCGCGAAGGGAATCTCTTGTTTCCGACCCCTGCCATGAGAATTCAGTGCACTCCATCCAAACCAGGAGTTCCACCGGAATCACGCCAGAGGTCGGCTGAACCTCACCCCAGCGCTGGGAAGTCCATCGACTGGAAGTCGGCTGGGAGCAAAGTAAGCAGCCCTCCCATTACGGGGAGGGCAATATTCTACAGATGTAATTATATGACACAGACGGTTCTAAATATTTCCCTCCAATTCATCGTATAGCTTAGTAGATTGCCAGAAATATACTACACCCTTTTCACTATTAAGTAAGTTTAGTCTATTCACCTCGGCAATGACTTCTTCGACTTTCACAGAATTTGAATCAAAGACTGACTTGACATTGATCATATTGCTCCATTCCCGTGAATCCGATTCCAGAAATTCATCAATTCTGATTATGGCGTATGCCTTTCTCCATTTCCTAGCCATTATTTTCCTTTCGCTCCACCTTGGGTCAGGCTGCCTAACAGTTCTCCTGACTTTGAATCAAAGACATTCCCTGTAGCATCTACGGTCACATTGTCTGCACCGCCCAAGCCTGATTTCTGTTTAATTGCGTGCAATCGCTTACTCGCAAGTTCTGGAGGAATACCATTATATTTCTCTAGGCGCTTGAATAGGTCTTGCATTGACTTCTCGCCACGAAACAGTTTTGCATCAGGAGAAAGGTTAAATAGGTTCTGCACTTGGTCAATGTCATCTGCATCAGGGCAGTTATGCACCAGCCAGCCCTGAGTGCCCACAAAGAAGGTGTGAGCTTCCTGGACCTCCAGATTGTACATGGTGTGGGCTTCCTGGATGGTGTTGACATACTTGACTTCACCGAGAATGCCATCGGCCTGTTTGAGTTTGTCCCCCACCTTGAGGTGCCCTGCCCCGACCCACTTGTCGCTCAGGTCCGGGTGGCCCTCAGGTTTGGGTCTGGGTTCACTGTCTGAACGCTCCGTGACGTAGTTGGAGTGTTTTCACCAAAAAAACCACCCGAAAATCCGGGTGGCCTGAGAACCTGCACCTTTCAATTTACGCCGAGGCGCGGTCCAGTTTCTTCTTGAGTTCGGCTTTCTTGAGGTGCTCTGCCCCGAAGTAAGACCCGATGATGATCAGTGGCCCGACCAGTTGCAGGATGAAGCCTTCCCATGTGGGGAAGATACCCAGCCACAGGCTGAGGGAGGTGGGCACCTGCAGGTCGATGGCATGAATGGGGAACCAGCCCACCAGTTGCAGCACGTGGGTGGTGTTGCCCAGCATGGTGAACAGCACAAGGCAGATGAGGAGCCCCGTTGCGGACAGCATTTTCTTGTGGGGCAGTTTGGTTTGCAGCAGGAACACCAGTGCGCCCACCACACCCACGCCCAGCAGTCCTGCCAGGGTCCCCAGGAGCACCACGGCATTTCCGGCTTGCAGCACCAGGCTTTGCAGGAACAGCACGGTTTCGAAGCCTTCACGGTAGATGCTGGTGAAGCCCAGCACCACCAGTCCGACCCACTGGCCCATGTCGCGGCCCACCAGTTTCTGTTTCTGCTGGTGGAAATTGGCCATCCAGCCCGTCCAGTACACGTTGTGGAAGAACCAGTTCATGATGATGAGGAGCACCACAATGGCCAGCACGCTGACCACCGCTTCGAGTTTCTCGCCGTACTTGGCGAACTGGGAGAGCACGCCTTGCAAAAGCACCCAGGTCACACCGCTGAAGACAAAGGCCACCGCAGCACCCAGCCAGAGGGGGCGGCGCAGGTGGGCCACTTCCCTTTTCTTCAGGCTGGCCAGAAGCGCAGCCAGGATCAGCACGGCTTCCAGACCTTCCCGGAACACGATCACGGCAGCATTTGAGCCAATCGCCACCGGAGAGGTTTTGGTGCCCAGCACCTTGATGGCCTGCTCAAAATCTCTGTCCAGCAGAGCGCGGGTTTTCTGGATGCGGTCCAGTCCTTCCTGGGCAGCAATCAAGGCAGCCAGTCCTGAGTGTCCATCCTGGCCCTGCCAGAACAGTTCTTCCATGTGCTGGGCCAGTTGTGGAGCGAAGA contains:
- a CDS encoding polymorphic toxin-type HINT domain-containing protein, which encodes MSDKWVGAGHLKVGDKLKQADGILGEVKYVNTIQEAHTMYNLEVQEAHTFFVGTQGWLVHNCPDADDIDQVQNLFNLSPDAKLFRGEKSMQDLFKRLEKYNGIPPELASKRLHAIKQKSGLGGADNVTVDATGNVFDSKSGELLGSLTQGGAKGK